One genomic window of [Clostridium] scindens ATCC 35704 includes the following:
- a CDS encoding type 1 glutamine amidotransferase — protein MKITIGHLYPDLLNLYGDRGNIACMMKRCQWRGIEAETIEFNTGDEIDFCGLDIVLLGGGSDREQAIVCQNLLKIQKQFQEYVEDNGVVIAVCGGYQLLGRYYKTDDGMIEGLNLVDIYTEQEEGRLIDNIVLQSELADMPIVGFENHGGRTYINGNKPFGKVLYGSGNDGKSGYEGVVYKNVIGTYLHGPLLPKNPQICDYLIQRALERKYGPMTLLPLDDSQEQEANEYIYRRFVKE, from the coding sequence ATGAAGATAACGATCGGGCATCTCTATCCTGACCTTCTGAACCTGTATGGGGATAGAGGCAATATCGCCTGCATGATGAAGCGCTGCCAGTGGCGGGGCATTGAGGCGGAGACGATCGAATTCAATACGGGCGATGAGATTGATTTTTGCGGACTGGATATTGTGCTGCTTGGCGGCGGCTCAGACAGGGAGCAGGCGATCGTATGCCAGAATCTCCTGAAGATACAGAAACAGTTTCAAGAGTATGTAGAAGATAATGGAGTCGTTATTGCCGTATGCGGCGGATACCAGCTGCTGGGAAGATACTATAAGACGGATGACGGCATGATAGAAGGGTTGAACCTGGTGGATATCTATACTGAGCAGGAGGAAGGAAGGCTGATTGACAATATTGTGCTTCAAAGCGAGTTAGCGGATATGCCGATAGTTGGATTTGAGAATCACGGCGGGCGAACCTACATTAATGGTAACAAGCCGTTTGGCAAAGTATTATATGGTTCCGGCAATGATGGGAAAAGCGGATATGAGGGAGTGGTATATAAGAATGTGATAGGTACTTACCTGCACGGCCCATTGCTTCCCAAAAATCCGCAGATCTGTGATTACCTGATTCAGAGAGCATTGGAGAGAAAGTATGGGCCGATGACGCTTTTACCATTGGATGACAGCCAGGAGCAGGAGGCTAACGAGTATATATACCGCAGATTTGTGAAAGAATAG
- the hisC gene encoding histidinol-phosphate transaminase — MKAFEKNIRKVEPYVPGEQPQRKVIKLNTNENPYPPAPGVAKALKGMETDRLRLYPDPAATPLVEELARFYQVQPDQVFVGVGSDDVLSMCFLTFFNSKKPLLFPDVTYSFYKVWAKLYRIPYECQELDEDFHIVKEDYYKENGGVIFPNPNAPTAIYEELDVVEDIIAHNQDVIVIVDEAYIDFAGRSALELIDKYENLLVVQTFSKARSMAGMRIGYAIGNPVLIQYLNDAKYSFNSYTMNQTSLACGVEAVKDVRYFEEGIQKIIRTREWAKEELEKLGFKCLESQANFIFAMHPEYDAKEMFEALKANDIYVRYWGSKRIKQYMRITIGTREEMEALFAFLRKYMNK, encoded by the coding sequence ATGAAGGCATTTGAAAAGAACATACGAAAAGTTGAGCCTTACGTTCCCGGGGAGCAGCCCCAGCGCAAGGTGATTAAGCTGAACACCAACGAAAATCCATATCCTCCGGCACCCGGGGTTGCGAAAGCCTTAAAAGGGATGGAGACTGACCGGCTCCGCCTGTATCCGGATCCGGCAGCGACGCCTCTGGTGGAGGAACTTGCCAGATTCTACCAGGTGCAGCCTGATCAGGTATTTGTAGGAGTGGGGTCAGATGACGTGCTGTCCATGTGCTTCCTGACATTTTTTAATTCCAAGAAGCCGCTGCTGTTTCCTGACGTTACCTATTCCTTTTACAAGGTATGGGCAAAATTATACCGGATTCCGTACGAATGCCAGGAACTGGATGAGGACTTCCATATAGTGAAAGAGGATTATTATAAGGAGAACGGGGGAGTAATCTTCCCGAATCCCAACGCCCCAACCGCCATCTATGAAGAACTGGATGTGGTGGAGGATATCATCGCCCATAACCAGGATGTCATCGTCATTGTGGATGAGGCATATATCGACTTTGCCGGACGGTCCGCACTGGAATTGATTGATAAGTATGAGAATCTCCTGGTCGTGCAGACATTTTCAAAAGCCCGCTCCATGGCTGGGATGCGGATCGGATATGCCATCGGCAATCCGGTGCTGATCCAATATCTCAATGATGCGAAATATTCCTTTAATTCTTATACGATGAACCAGACATCGCTGGCCTGCGGAGTCGAGGCAGTCAAGGATGTCCGGTATTTTGAAGAAGGAATCCAAAAGATCATTAGGACTAGGGAATGGGCAAAGGAAGAACTGGAGAAACTTGGTTTTAAGTGCCTGGAATCTCAGGCAAACTTCATATTTGCCATGCATCCGGAATATGATGCAAAGGAAATGTTTGAAGCATTAAAAGCGAACGATATCTATGTCCGCTATTGGGGAAGCAAACGGATCAAGCAGTATATGCGGATTACGATAGGAACCAGGGAAGAGATGGAAGCCTTGTTTGCTTTTCTTAGAAAATATATGAACAAATAA
- a CDS encoding COG2426 family protein, whose translation MTETLVQSIIDALGGSVGKEAIVFIISMIPILELRGGLLVAGPLLGVPVSTAIPLCIIGNIIPVPFILLLITPIFKWMKGTKTFKPMVDKLEAKAMSKSDKIEKYEFWGLVLFVGIPLPGTGAWTGSLIAALLGVKFKKAFPAVILGICIATVIMWFISYVILGGVQVIP comes from the coding sequence ATGACTGAAACTTTAGTGCAAAGCATTATCGATGCCCTTGGCGGAAGTGTTGGAAAGGAAGCGATCGTATTTATCATATCCATGATACCGATCCTGGAACTTCGAGGCGGCCTGCTTGTGGCAGGCCCATTGCTTGGCGTGCCGGTATCGACGGCAATTCCGCTATGTATTATCGGCAACATTATTCCGGTGCCGTTTATCCTGCTCTTGATCACTCCCATCTTTAAATGGATGAAGGGGACGAAGACATTTAAGCCGATGGTAGATAAACTGGAGGCAAAGGCAATGAGTAAGAGCGATAAGATAGAGAAATACGAGTTCTGGGGACTGGTGCTGTTTGTTGGAATCCCACTGCCCGGGACAGGGGCCTGGACAGGATCCCTGATCGCAGCCCTCCTTGGCGTGAAGTTTAAGAAGGCATTTCCGGCAGTGATACTTGGAATCTGTATAGCAACTGTCATCATGTGGTTCATATCCTATGTTATCCTGGGCGGTGTCCAGGTGATCCCATAG
- a CDS encoding carbohydrate kinase family protein encodes MERLYDVTAMGEMLIDFTLNGQSEQGNHLFEACPGGAPCNVLAMLNKLGRKTAFIGKVGEDQFGRLLKGTIDELGIETKGLILDKEIHTTLAFVHTFPDGDREFSFYRKPGADMMLTEEEVDYDLIRQSRIFHFGTLSMTDEPVRSATKKALEVAKEAGCLITFDPNLRPPLWNSLDEAKKQMEYGFQYCDMLKISDNEIQFVSGKEDYDEGICYLQDKYNIPLIFLTMGKDGSRAYYKDIRVERKGFQVKAIETTGAGDTFCGCSIHGLLTHGLEGLTEEILGDMLTYANAGAALITMKKGAIRSMPEPENITKLIEEK; translated from the coding sequence ATGGAAAGATTATATGATGTAACTGCAATGGGCGAGATGTTGATTGACTTTACATTGAATGGACAAAGCGAGCAGGGGAATCATCTGTTTGAGGCATGTCCGGGAGGCGCGCCATGCAATGTACTGGCGATGCTCAATAAATTAGGACGTAAGACCGCCTTTATCGGCAAGGTGGGTGAGGATCAGTTCGGACGCCTTCTAAAAGGAACGATTGATGAACTGGGAATAGAGACCAAGGGGCTGATTCTGGACAAGGAGATTCATACGACGCTGGCGTTTGTACATACTTTCCCGGATGGGGACAGGGAGTTTTCTTTCTACCGCAAGCCAGGGGCAGATATGATGCTGACAGAAGAGGAGGTGGATTATGACTTGATCCGCCAGTCCAGGATCTTCCATTTCGGAACCCTTTCTATGACAGACGAGCCTGTTAGGTCTGCGACAAAGAAAGCGCTGGAGGTAGCAAAAGAAGCAGGCTGCCTGATCACCTTTGATCCGAACTTGCGCCCTCCGCTTTGGAATTCCCTGGACGAGGCCAAGAAGCAGATGGAGTATGGATTCCAATACTGTGATATGCTGAAGATCTCTGACAACGAGATCCAGTTCGTATCAGGCAAGGAAGATTACGATGAAGGAATCTGCTATCTTCAGGACAAATACAACATTCCCCTTATCTTCCTGACCATGGGAAAGGATGGAAGCCGTGCATATTACAAGGATATACGGGTGGAGAGAAAGGGATTCCAGGTAAAGGCCATTGAGACCACCGGCGCCGGGGATACGTTCTGTGGCTGTTCTATTCACGGGCTTCTGACCCATGGGCTGGAAGGGCTCACAGAAGAGATCCTTGGGGATATGCTGACTTACGCGAATGCAGGAGCGGCGCTTATCACCATGAAGAAAGGCGCGATCCGCTCTATGCCGGAGCCGGAAAATATAACAAAATTAATCGAGGAAAAATAA
- a CDS encoding pyridoxal phosphate-dependent aminotransferase, whose product MIAEKMKNMVANSSAIRAMFEEGNRLAGIYGAENVYDFSLGNPNVAAPEAVKKAIIELLDEDDPVVLHGYTNSNAGYADVRETVAESLNERFGTSFEGKNIVMTVGAAGGLNVILKTLLNPGDEVIAFAPYFGEYRSYTNNYDGVIVEISPNTTDFQPKLDEFEIKITPKTKAVIVNTPNNPTGVVYSEETIKKMAAIMEAKQKEYGTDIYLIADEPYRELVYDGTEVPYLTKYYDNTIVGYSYSKSLSLPGERIGYLVIPDEVEDSETILTSAGVATRILGFVNAPTLQQKVVAKCINEKTDLSYYDRNRETLYNGLKECGFECIKPQGAFYLFVKSPVADEKEFCAAAKKYNILIVPGSSFACPGYVRIAYCVSYGTIVNALPKFKELAKEYF is encoded by the coding sequence ATGATAGCAGAGAAAATGAAGAACATGGTAGCAAATAGTTCCGCCATCCGGGCAATGTTCGAAGAAGGCAATCGTCTTGCGGGCATCTATGGAGCGGAAAATGTATATGACTTCAGCCTGGGCAATCCGAATGTGGCTGCGCCGGAAGCGGTGAAAAAGGCCATTATCGAATTGCTGGATGAAGATGATCCGGTCGTGCTTCATGGCTATACGAACAGCAACGCCGGCTATGCAGACGTGAGGGAGACTGTGGCGGAGTCGCTGAACGAACGCTTTGGTACTAGTTTTGAGGGCAAGAATATCGTGATGACAGTTGGCGCCGCAGGAGGCCTGAATGTAATACTTAAGACCTTGCTGAATCCGGGGGATGAAGTAATCGCATTTGCTCCATATTTTGGAGAATACCGTTCTTATACCAATAATTATGACGGGGTGATCGTAGAGATCTCTCCGAATACGACGGATTTTCAGCCGAAGCTGGACGAGTTCGAAATAAAGATCACGCCAAAGACCAAGGCTGTCATCGTGAATACGCCAAACAACCCTACCGGCGTAGTTTATTCCGAAGAAACCATTAAGAAGATGGCTGCTATCATGGAGGCAAAGCAGAAAGAGTACGGCACAGATATTTATCTCATCGCAGATGAGCCTTACCGCGAGCTTGTCTATGACGGGACAGAGGTTCCTTACCTTACAAAGTATTATGACAATACGATCGTAGGCTATTCTTACAGCAAGTCCCTGTCGCTTCCGGGAGAGCGTATCGGATATCTGGTCATCCCGGACGAAGTGGAAGACAGCGAGACGATACTGACCTCGGCAGGCGTTGCCACCCGCATCCTTGGGTTTGTAAACGCGCCGACCCTGCAGCAGAAGGTGGTGGCGAAGTGCATCAATGAGAAGACGGATCTCTCTTACTATGACAGGAACAGGGAGACTCTGTACAATGGCCTGAAGGAGTGCGGATTTGAATGCATCAAGCCTCAGGGGGCATTCTATCTGTTCGTAAAGTCTCCGGTTGCGGATGAAAAGGAGTTCTGCGCGGCTGCCAAGAAGTATAATATCCTGATCGTGCCGGGAAGTTCCTTTGCGTGTCCCGGATATGTGAGAATTGCGTACTGCGTATCCTACGGCACGATCGTAAACGCCCTTCCAAAGTTTAAGGAACTGGCAAAAGAGTATTTCTAG
- a CDS encoding MurT ligase domain-containing protein, protein MRLRRMLAIWAAKITEKISVHVFHRQGVTWAGKIALKICPTILKELAGQVKKDIFIVCGTNGKTTTNNMLCAAIEAEGYRVICNHTGSNMLNGVVAAFVLGAGNGGSLHADYACIEVDEASTRRVFPHFKPDYMVLANLFRDQLDRYGEIDITMNILKGVMQDAPDMKVIVNGDDALSAYLAMDSGNPYITYGISEKVVEDEDSREIREGRFCKRCGAPLQYRFYHYSQLGDYACTGCDFKRPQIDFDASEVEVGTRLAFTVEGRRIEANYKGFYNVYNILAAYAAARTGGLALEHFNEMLLRFNPENGRMEQFQVKDTKILLNLAKNPAGFNQNISAVMQDEALKDIIIVINDNAQDGTDISWLWDVDFDRFKNDSISSITVSGIRCQDMRLRLKYVDIPTALEADVEKAVRGRIEDGCGNLYVLVNYTALFSTRNVLKRLEGEK, encoded by the coding sequence ATGAGACTACGCAGAATGCTGGCCATTTGGGCGGCCAAGATTACCGAGAAAATCAGCGTCCATGTATTCCATCGCCAGGGTGTGACATGGGCAGGAAAAATCGCTTTAAAGATATGCCCAACTATACTGAAAGAACTGGCAGGACAGGTAAAGAAGGATATCTTTATCGTCTGCGGCACCAATGGAAAGACGACCACCAACAATATGCTTTGCGCAGCCATAGAAGCTGAAGGATACCGCGTCATCTGCAACCACACAGGCTCCAACATGCTCAACGGCGTGGTTGCGGCTTTTGTGCTGGGGGCCGGGAACGGAGGAAGCCTTCATGCTGACTATGCCTGCATCGAGGTAGACGAGGCATCCACCAGAAGGGTTTTTCCCCACTTTAAGCCGGATTATATGGTGCTGGCCAATCTATTCAGAGACCAGCTGGACAGGTATGGGGAGATTGATATTACTATGAATATCCTGAAAGGCGTCATGCAGGATGCTCCGGATATGAAGGTGATTGTCAATGGAGACGACGCCCTGTCCGCATATCTGGCGATGGACAGCGGCAATCCTTATATCACTTATGGCATCAGCGAGAAGGTGGTTGAAGATGAGGATTCCAGAGAGATCCGGGAAGGGCGCTTTTGCAAGCGCTGCGGCGCGCCTCTTCAATATCGTTTCTACCATTACAGCCAGTTGGGCGATTATGCCTGCACCGGGTGTGATTTTAAGCGTCCGCAGATAGACTTTGACGCTTCGGAAGTTGAAGTTGGCACCAGATTGGCGTTTACGGTGGAAGGACGAAGGATTGAGGCGAATTACAAGGGGTTCTATAATGTTTATAACATACTGGCGGCATATGCGGCAGCCAGGACAGGCGGCCTTGCACTGGAACACTTCAATGAGATGCTGTTAAGATTCAATCCAGAGAACGGACGTATGGAGCAGTTCCAGGTAAAAGATACGAAGATACTGCTGAATCTTGCCAAGAATCCGGCAGGCTTTAACCAGAACATATCTGCCGTGATGCAGGATGAGGCTCTCAAGGATATTATTATCGTAATCAATGATAACGCGCAGGACGGAACCGATATATCCTGGCTGTGGGATGTGGACTTTGACCGGTTTAAGAATGACAGCATAAGTTCCATCACAGTCAGCGGAATCCGGTGCCAGGACATGCGGCTGCGCTTGAAATATGTAGACATCCCGACCGCGCTTGAGGCAGACGTAGAAAAGGCTGTCCGCGGGCGCATAGAAGATGGATGCGGCAACCTGTATGTTCTTGTGAACTATACCGCGTTATTTAGCACCCGGAATGTATTAAAGAGATTGGAGGGGGAGAAGTGA
- the ispG gene encoding flavodoxin-dependent (E)-4-hydroxy-3-methylbut-2-enyl-diphosphate synthase → MFRDKTKKVWIGDVCIGGGSPVAIQSMTNTRTEDVEATVAQILELERAGCQIIRCAVPTMEAAQALAKIKKKIHIPLVADIHFDYRLAIAAIENGADKIRINPGNIGARERVQAVVDKAKEHQVPVRVGVNSGSLEKPLVEKYKGVTSEGLVESAMDKVHMIEEMGYDNLVVSIKSSDVMMCVKAHELIADRCQYPLHVGITESGTLLAGNIKSSIGLGLILNQGIGDTIRVSLTGDPVEEIKSAKLILKTLGLRKGGIEVVSCPTCGRTKIDLIGLANQVEQMAADIPLDIKVAVMGCVVNGPGEAKEADIGIAGGIGEGLLIKKGQVVKKVKEDQLLETLRQELVRWNE, encoded by the coding sequence ATGTTTAGAGACAAGACGAAAAAGGTTTGGATAGGAGATGTGTGCATAGGCGGGGGGAGCCCGGTTGCCATCCAGTCTATGACGAATACCAGGACGGAGGATGTGGAGGCGACGGTGGCCCAGATTCTTGAACTGGAGAGGGCGGGATGCCAGATTATCCGCTGCGCGGTTCCGACGATGGAGGCAGCGCAGGCGCTTGCAAAGATCAAGAAGAAGATTCATATTCCGCTGGTGGCGGATATTCATTTTGACTACCGCCTGGCAATTGCGGCAATTGAGAATGGCGCAGACAAGATCAGGATCAACCCTGGAAATATCGGGGCCAGAGAACGCGTACAGGCAGTGGTGGATAAGGCAAAGGAACACCAGGTGCCTGTCCGCGTCGGCGTAAACAGCGGCTCTCTTGAGAAGCCTCTGGTAGAAAAGTATAAAGGCGTGACGTCGGAAGGCCTGGTTGAGAGCGCCATGGACAAGGTGCACATGATAGAAGAGATGGGATATGACAATCTGGTGGTAAGCATCAAGTCTTCCGATGTTATGATGTGCGTCAAAGCCCATGAATTAATTGCAGATAGGTGTCAGTATCCGCTGCACGTAGGGATCACAGAGTCAGGGACCCTGCTGGCAGGCAACATCAAGTCTTCCATAGGCTTGGGGCTGATACTGAACCAGGGAATCGGAGATACCATCCGGGTATCCTTAACCGGAGATCCAGTTGAAGAGATCAAGTCTGCCAAACTGATACTTAAGACGCTGGGCCTTAGAAAAGGCGGCATCGAAGTGGTATCCTGCCCGACTTGCGGCAGGACTAAGATCGACCTGATCGGGCTGGCAAACCAGGTAGAGCAGATGGCGGCGGATATTCCGCTGGATATCAAAGTGGCGGTAATGGGCTGCGTTGTCAACGGGCCAGGAGAAGCCAAGGAGGCGGATATCGGTATAGCCGGCGGCATAGGAGAAGGCCTGCTGATCAAAAAGGGACAGGTCGTAAAGAAAGTAAAAGAGGATCAATTGTTAGAAACGTTGAGACAGGAGTTGGTGCGCTGGAATGAGTAA
- a CDS encoding helix-turn-helix domain-containing protein, whose protein sequence is MSFSKKLKTLRLENEMTQDYVASRLNVARSTIAGYETKNRQPSHEKLAALANLFHVTIDYLLEDDEVIHMALAQNDNLPPMEQNLLYKYKMLSSRSQKDLLEYIHLLELRDREQEAT, encoded by the coding sequence ATGTCTTTTTCCAAAAAGTTAAAAACGTTACGTCTAGAAAACGAAATGACACAAGACTATGTTGCTAGCCGCTTGAACGTCGCACGTTCAACCATAGCCGGATATGAGACGAAGAACCGACAGCCATCGCATGAGAAACTGGCAGCCCTTGCCAATCTCTTCCACGTAACAATCGACTATCTCCTGGAAGATGACGAGGTCATCCACATGGCTTTGGCGCAGAATGATAATCTGCCTCCCATGGAACAGAACCTCCTGTATAAGTATAAGATGCTTTCTTCCCGTTCCCAGAAAGATCTGCTGGAATATATTCATCTTCTAGAATTACGTGACCGAGAACAAGAAGCCACCTAA